A single window of Salvia splendens isolate huo1 chromosome 6, SspV2, whole genome shotgun sequence DNA harbors:
- the LOC121808037 gene encoding probable alpha,alpha-trehalose-phosphate synthase [UDP-forming] 7, which translates to MMSRSYTNLLDLASGNFPTVGRERDRKRLPRVMTVPGNILELDDEQASSVTSENPSSLIGDRIIIVANLLPLKAKRRPDNKGWTFSWNEDSLLLRVRDGFPEDMEVLYVGSLPVDVDPIEQDDVANYLLEKFKCVPAFLPPSLLEKYYYGFCKKHLWPLFHYMLPFSSDHGIRFDRSMWEAYVSANKLFSQKVIEIINPEDDFVWIHDYHLMVLPTFLRRRFVRLRMGFFLHSPFPSSELYRSLPVREEILKALLNSDLIGFHTFDYARHFLSCCSRMLGLEYQSKRGYIGLDYYGRTVGIKIMPVGIHMGHIESVLRQADKELQVEELKQQFAGKTVLLGFDDMDIFKGINLKLLAMEHMLKQHTTWQGRAVLVQIANPSRGKGINLDEINREIGESCQRINKELGRPGYEPIVFIHRSLSISERMAYYSIAECVVVTAVRDGMNLTPYEYIVCREGVSGAEPGSDLSGPKKSMLVVSEFIGCSPSLSGAIRVNPWNVESTAEAMYEAISLAEREKELRHEKHYRYVSSHDVAFWSRSFLQDMERTCVDHFRKRCWGIGLGFGFRVVALDPNFRKLSMDEITSTYCRAKSRAILLDYDGTLMPQNSIIKTPSAQVLSLLNTLSGDPKNLVFMVSGRGRDSLSKWFLPCKKLGLSAEHGYFLRWPQVEEWETYGQDSEFGWMHIAEPVMNSYTEATDGSGIERKESALVWHYHDADPVFGFSQAKEMLDHLESVLANEPVAVKSGQFIVEVKPQGVSKGRVAEKILASMADKGKQADFVLCIGDDRSDEDMFEIIGNAVSSRILSYNTEIFACTVGQKPSKAKYYLDDSSEVVTMLESLADATESPASSDNEPDSPPRRIGRVTSFV; encoded by the exons ATGATGTCAAGATCTTATACCAACCTTTTGGATTTAGCATCTGGAAATTTCCCAACAGTGGGTAGGGAAAGGGACCGGAAGCGCCTCCCGAGGGTTATGACCGTTCCAGGGAATATCCTAGAGCTAGATGATGAACAGGCTAGCAGTGTTACGTCGGAAAACCCATCTTCACTTATTGGTGATAGGATCATCATTGTTGCAAATCTTCTGCCTCTGAAAGCAAAGCGAAGGCCTGACAATAAGGGCTGGACTTTTAGCTGGAACGAGGATTCCTTGCTGTTACGGGTCAGGGATGGCTTTCCGGAGGACATGGAGGTGCTATATGTTGGATCATTGCCTGTTGATGTCGATCCAATTGAACAGGATGACGTAGCCAACTATCTTTTGGAGAAATTCAAATGTGTTCCTGCATTTCTGCCACCAAGTCTTCTGGAAAAATATTATTATGGCTTCTGCAAGAAGCATTTATGGCCACTCTTTCACTATATGCTGCCATTTTCATCAGATCATGGAATTCGGTTTGATAGGTCCATGTGGGAAGCATATGTATCGGCCAATAAGTTGTTCTCACAAAAAGTTATTGAAATAATCAATCCCGAGGATGATTTTGTGTGGATTCATGATTATCATTTGATGGTTTTACCCACTTTTCTGAGAAGGCGCTTCGTCCGCTTGAGAATGGGTTTCTTCCTTCACAGTCCATTTCCTTCTTCCGAGCTGTATAGATCCCTTCCCGTTAGAGAAGAAATCCTGAAAGCCCTACTCAACTCTGACCTAATTGGTTTTCACACTTTTGACTATGCACGCCATTTCCTCTCCTGTTGTAGTCGGATGTTGGGCCTGGAATATCAATCAAAAAGGGGCTACATAGGATTGGATTATTATGGAAGGACGGTTGGCATAAAGATTATGCCAGTTGGGATTCATATGGGTCATATTGAGTCAGTTCTGAGACAGGCAGATAAGGAGCTGCAGGTTGAGGAGCTAAAGCAACAGTTTGCTGGCAAAACTGTGTTGCTTGGATTCGATGATATGGACATATTTAAAGGTATAAATTTGAAACTTTTAGCTATGGAGCACATGCTCAAGCAGCATACGACTTGGCAAGGAAGAGCTGTTCTGGTCCAGATTGCCAATCCTTCCAGAGGAAAAGGAATAAATCTGGATGAAATAAATCGTGAAATAGGGGAGAGCTGCCAGAGAATCAATAAGGAACTTGGAAGGCCTGGATACGAACCTATAGTTTTTATCCATCGGTCTTTATCAATCAGTGAAAGGATGGCTTACTACAGTATTGCTGAATGTGTTGTGGTGACAGCAGTGCGGGATGGGATGAATCTGACTCCTTATGAATACATAGTCTGCAGAGAAGGAGTATCAGGTGCAGAACCAGGTTCCGACTTGAGTGGACCTAAGAAGAGCATGTTGGTGGTCTCTGAATTCATCGGCTGTTCCCCTTCCCTAAGTGGTGCTATTCGTGTAAATCCTTGGAATGTTGAATCAACAGCTGAGGCAATGTACGAGGCTATATCATTggccgagagagagaaggagttACGACATGAGAAGCATTACCGATATGTGAGCTCTCATGACGTAGCATTTTGGTCTAGAAGCTTCTTACAAGATATGGAGAGAACTTGTGTTGACCATTTCAGAAAAAGATGCTGGGGTATTGGTCTTGGCTTCGGGTTCAGAGTGGTGGCACTAGATCCAAATTTTAGAAAGCTTTCAATGGATGAGATTACGTCTACTTACTGCAGGGCTAAAAGCAGGGCTATATTGTTGGATTATGATGGCACACTTATGCCTCAAAATTCAATTATTAAAACTCCAAGTGCCCAAGTTCTGTCTCTCTTAAACACACTGTCTGGTGATCCCAAAAATCTAGTTTTTATGGTCAGTGGAAGAGGAAGAGACAGCTTAAGCAAGTGGTTTCTTCCTTGCAAGAAACTTGGACTTTCTGCTGAGCATGGCTACTTCTTAAG GTGGCCACAAGTTGAAGAATGGGAAACATATGGCCAGGATTCTGAATTTGGCTGGATGCATATTGCAGAACCTGTTATGAACTCATATACCGAGGCTACTGATGGTTCTGGAATAGAGAGAAAGGAAAGTGCTTTAGTGTGGCATTATCATGACGCCGACCCAGTATTTGGGTTTTCTCAGGCGAAGGAAATGCTGGATCATTTGGAGAGTGTTTTAGCAAATGAACCTGTAGCTGTGAAGAGCGGACAATTCATTGTGGAAGTGAAGCCTCAG GGTGTAAGCAAAGGCAGAGTAGCAGAAAAGATTTTGGCATCCATGGCAGATAAGGGAAAACAAGCTGATTTCGTGCTTTGCATCGGTGATGACAGATCTGATGAGGACATGTTTGAAATAATTGGTAATGCAGTGTCTAGCCGTATTCTGTCTTACAACACTGAAATATTTGCTTGCACAGTTGGGCAAAAGCCCAGCAAAGCGAAGTATTATTTAGATGACTCATCCGAAGTGGTAACTATGCTTGAATCTCTTGCTGATGCTACTGAGTCTCCTGCTTCATCTGACAACGAACCGGATAGCCCTCCCAGAAGGATTGGCCGTGTTACTTCATTTGTTTAA
- the LOC121808039 gene encoding RING finger protein 11-like, producing the protein MSGSFRPPESWPFGQEYWIYLPVNRSGLLPPIRSLNPRAGTRNPWLLVEERFNGGHDHGFASFPPPAAPHPVHLMEDSYPAAYHQPWNTRSSAEEESKLSPEEQKQAVNKLRKQLYSPHIYNIIKRLGNKSAAAATSDDEGKRCAVCLDDFETKQFVTITPCNHMFHEECIVPWVKTQGKCPVCRFVIVERAHSRATASSRRGRTERSLLF; encoded by the exons ATGAGTGGAAGCTTCCGACCTCCCGAAAGTTGGCCGTTCGGACAGGAGTACTGGATATATCTTCCTGTTAATCGATCCGGCCTGCTTCCTCCGATCAGATCTCTG AATCCTAGAGCAGGAACAAGAAATCCATGGCTGTTAGTTGAGGAGAGATTCAATGGAGGCCATGATCATGGTTTCGCGAG TTTCCCTCCACCGGCAGCCCCTCATCCCGTCCACCTCATGGAGGACTCGTATCCGGCGGCGTACCACCAGCCGTGGAACACGCGGTCATCCGCGGAGGAGGAGTCGAAGCTGAGCCCAGAAGAGCAGAAGCAGGCAGTGAACAAGCTGAGGAAGCAGCTCTACAGCCCCCACATATACAACATAATCAAGAGATTGGGCAACAAGTCCGCCGCGGCTGCCACCAGCGACGACGAAGGCAAAAGGTGCGCCGTCTGCCTCGACGATTTCGAGACAAAGCAGTTCGTGACAATCACTCCTTGCAACCACATGTTTCATGAGGAATGCATCGTTCCCTGGGTCAAGACCCAGGGGAAATGCCCCGTCTGCAGGTTCGTCATTGTCGAACGCGCTCACTCTAGAGCCACCGCCTCCTCCAGGCGCGGCCGCACCGAGAGGAGCCTCCtcttttag
- the LOC121808756 gene encoding uncharacterized protein LOC121808756, with translation MPYSEPQYFESVQNTLISDELPYDREALGREHLEFLSKFTDEQLNVHDTIMSFVNSTKGKMFFVYGYGGTGKTFIWRSLSARIRSTGGIVLNVASSGIASLLFPGGRTTHSRFKIPINVNEDSMCNIKQGSDLAELIIRSKLIIRDEALMIHKHCIEAVDRTFRDILRVCSESSDGVVGGPNDGEVAIDLPSDIVLSNSGDPLKTIVESIYPSYMDPE, from the exons ATGCCGTATTCAGAACCGCAGTATTTTGAATCAGTTCAGAATACTTTGATCAGCGATGAGTTGCCTTATGATCGTGAAGCTTTAGGGAGAGAACACTTGGAATTTCTATCAAAGTTCACGGATGAGCAACTTAATGTTCATGATACCATAATGTCGTTTGTGAATTCGACTAAAGGAAAAATGTTTTTTGTTTATGGTTATGGAGGTACTGGAAAAACATTCATTTGGAGGTCTTTGTCAGCAAGGATTCGTTCGACAGGAGGTATTGTGTTAAATGTGGCGTCCAGTGGCATAGCTTCTTTATTGTTTCCTGGGGGTAGAACAACTCACTCACGCTTTAAGATTCCTATCAATGTTAATGAAGATTCTATGTGCAATATAAAACAAGGATCTGATCTTGCTGAGCTTATCATAAGGTCGAAACTTATCATACGGGATGAAGCACTGATGATTCATAAGCATTGCATAGAAGCCGTTGATAGGACTTTTAGAGATATTCTTCGTGTGTGTAGTGAGTCCA GTGATGGAGTTGTTGGTGGTCCGAATGATGGTGAAGTCGCTATAGATCTTCCTTCTGACATTGTTTTGTCAAATTCTGGTGATCCTCTTAAAACCATTGTTGAAAGCATATACCCTTCCTATATGGATCCAGAATAG
- the LOC121808038 gene encoding protein SYM1-like, with product MGYLGAAGNGGIWGMGPFHHNFRRRSNKKRDANNKRESKPSNSLDSAAAGGYQFPLQQAATSSVLCLTGDTIAQLRHRWVRNKGTLANSGDIKDIITTLSSEHDYIRALRMSSYGFLLYGPGSYAWYQLLDQFMPQKNVQNLTAKVVLNQVVLGPTVIGVIFAWNNLWLGKLSELPDKYKNDALPTLLTGFKFWIPVSILNFGVVPLQARVAFMSISSIFWNFYLSSTMSR from the exons ATGGGGTATTTGGGCGCGGCTGGGAATGGCGGCATATGGGGAATGGGTCCATTTCACCATAATTTTCGCCGGCGGAGTAATAAGAAAAGAGACGCTAACAATAAACGAGAATCGAAGCCTTCCAATTCACTAGACTCCGCCGCTGCCGGTGGTTACCAGTTCCCGCTCCAGCAGGCCGCCACCAGCTCCGTCCTTTGCTTGACCGGAGACACCATTGCCCAGCTCCGCCACCGCTGGGTCAGAAACAAGGGCACTCTCGCCAATTCTGGAGATATCAAG GATATCATAACCACACTTTCCTCTGAACACGACTATATCCGAGCCCTCCGGATGTCTTCATATGGATTTCTGCTCTATGGTCCTGGTTCATATGCATGGTACCAACTCCTTGATCAATTTATGCCACAGAAAAATGTTCAGAACCTGACGGCCAAG GTCGTGTTGAATCAAGTTGTGCTAGGTCCGACTGTAATTGGTGTTATTTTTGCGTGGAATAATTTATGGCTAGGGAAACTCTCTGAACTTCCCGATAAATACAAGAACGATGCCCTCCCTACCCTACTTACAG GTTTTAAGTTCTGGATTCCTGTCAGTATACTGAATTTCGG GGTGGTTCCTCTTCAAGCGCGTGTTGCTTTTATGTCGATCTCATCCATATTCTGGAACTTCTATCTGTCTTCGACAATGAGCAGATGA